The following is a genomic window from Methanophagales archaeon.
GGTTTAAGGAGTGGCACTGGGGTGACACCTTTAAATGTAGATGAATATTAATTGAAATTAAGGGTAAAGGAGGCATAAAATGAGAAAAAGTCATGGAAAAAGTCAGATTCACGAGCTTGGGAAATAGAAGCACCCTACAGGAGCTACAATGGTGGTTTTACCCAAATAAATAGGAGGTTGGGAAGATGAGCATAAAAAGAATAGAAGTGAAAAACTTTAAAAGTTTTAAAGAGTTAAAGATTGATCTTGGAAAATTCAATGTGATAATCGGTGCAAATGCATCCGGGAAGTCCAATTTTGTCCATATCTTTGAATTTTTGAGAGATATAACAAGTTCAGGCTTAGATAACGCAATATCTATGCAGGGAGGTGTGGAATATCTCCGGAACCTGAATATAGGAGCCTCTGAGCCTTTGTCCATAAAAGTTGTTTCTGATCAAGAGTTCAGATGGGGACTAGAGACAAAAGTGGGTTTAATAGGCATAAAAACCTATGAAGTGATATACGAATTTGCGTTAAGATTTAAAGGAAATAAAAGAGGTTCTGGATTTAGAATAGTGAATGATGAATTAAGTCAAAAGTGTAAATTCTTCAAGTTAGAGAGAAAAGGGAAAAAAATTGAAGAGAAAGAAATACTTGGTGATGGAGAAATTCTTATCTCACGTAGCAATGGAAGGGTACAAGTTGTTCTTAACATACCACCGAATGTGCTACTGAAAAAAGAGGTCATATTTCCACCATTTTTGCAAGAAGAAACGCTACCAGAGCATAAACTTCTCCTTGAAACACCATACTTTCCTCCTCCATTAGAAGAGATTTTTAGTGAAATCTCAATATACGATTTTGACCCCAAATTAGCTAAAAAAGCCACTCCTATCACAGGAAAAGCCGAATTAGAGGAGAATGGAATCAA
Proteins encoded in this region:
- a CDS encoding AAA family ATPase, translating into MSIKRIEVKNFKSFKELKIDLGKFNVIIGANASGKSNFVHIFEFLRDITSSGLDNAISMQGGVEYLRNLNIGASEPLSIKVVSDQEFRWGLETKVGLIGIKTYEVIYEFALRFKGNKRGSGFRIVNDELSQKCKFFKLERKGKKIEEKEILGDGEILISRSNGRVQVVLNIPPNVLLKKEVIFPPFLQEETLPEHKLLLETPYFPPPLEEIFSEISIYDFDPKLAKKATPITGKAELEENGINLPIILKNITENRERRRKLLNLIKDLLPFVENVDVEKFADKSLLFKLKESYFKTQYLPASLISDGTIN